The genomic DNA GCGGGTTCCCCATCCCGTCGCAGTTCAGCCAGAAAGCGCCCCAGTGCCCCAGTTGCGTTTGGAACTGGATGCGCGCTTCGAAGTAGCCATACCGCGGCGCAAAGGTGCCGCGCGTCCAAATGCCTCCGGATTGGATCAAGGACTTCCCATCAGGCCCCGTCACGCGGCGTGTGGTGATGTAACACTGTCCCCGGCCATCGAGCCGCGCCGCCTCGGGCACGTTCACGGCATCCCGCCTCGGGCCGAGCGCCCACGGCTTCCACTTGGTCTGGTCGATCCTCCATCCGTCGAACTCGTCGTGCCACGCCAGTTGGTAGCCGGGCATGGGTGCAGGGATCTGCGCCCCTTGGGCAGCGAGCATCATGCAGGCGGCGAGCATGGAGTC from Fimbriimonadaceae bacterium includes the following:
- a CDS encoding glycoside hydrolase family 16 protein encodes the protein MLAACMMLAAQGAQIPAPMPGYQLAWHDEFDGWRIDQTKWKPWALGPRRDAVNVPEAARLDGRGQCYITTRRVTGPDGKSLIQSGGIWTRGTFAPRYGYFEARIQFQTQLGHWGAFWLNCDGMGNPPDDPNSGTEVDIVEFHQRMAGGGEVQHNLHWNGYGDRHKSTGAKVGDLRPAEEFHTYGVLWEPKGFRFFVDGRQTWVPKSDARVVVSSRPEYLILSLEVGSWAGNIQDATLPDWMIVDWVRVWRKP